The Amblyomma americanum isolate KBUSLIRL-KWMA chromosome 5, ASM5285725v1, whole genome shotgun sequence genome window below encodes:
- the LOC144135351 gene encoding uncharacterized protein LOC144135351: protein MGIPVIEVPIPFREVVPVLLSGLLVLILVKVVACLRPERKRVGAAVMGTLLGLLAAVLNEAFGPPRTCSTTVAVPHKIRLSNASSGQYTDPNNAHLFTSLNKSRDVLLMPEANSLTNLTGHQDSKEHIGERCDTSARARSYAVQFILWLLMMGVIVAKLYFRRQPQQQVHDAPQRRPIQRHLHERAWG from the exons ATGGGCATCCCCGTCATTGAGGTCCCCATTCCATTCCGCGAGGTAGTGCCAGTGCTGCTGTCGGGTCTCCTCGTGCTCATACTTGTGAAAGTGGTGGCATGCCTGAGGCCCGAAAGGAAGCGGGTCGGCGCTGCTGTTATGGGCACGCTGCTAGGGTTGCTGGCTGCTGTGCTGAATGAAGCTTTCGGCCCCCCACGGACGTGCTCGACCACCGTAGCTGTACCT CACAAGATTCGTTTGTCAAACGCGTCATCTGGCCAGTACACTGACCCGAACAACGCGCACCTATTCACGTCACTAAACAAGAGCCGGGACGTCCTGTTGATGCCCGAGGCTAATAGCCTCACAAATCTCACAGGGCATCAAGACAGTAAG GAGCACATTGGAGAACGGTGCGATACATCAGCCAGGGCGAGGTCCTATGCTGTGCAGTTCATCCTGTGGCTGCTGATGATGGGCGTCATAGTGGCGAAGCTCTACTTCAGGAGGCAACCGCAGCAGCAGGTGCACGATGCTCCCCAAAGGAGGCCTATACAACGGCATCTGCACGAGCGAGCGTGGGGCTGA